A genomic window from Nocardioides sp. BP30 includes:
- a CDS encoding carboxylate-amine ligase has translation MTRTVGVEEEFLLAQRESPYLAAEGGQVVARAEQATHGRFDKEFMQQQAELGSAPHEDIGSLHADLRARRAELAEAARARGVRLLASATSPLDQRVTTTADARYERMIDMFGRLAQMQLACGMHVHVSIDSPEEGVAVLDRIRGWLPVLLALSANSPFLAGRDTDYASYRSVLWGQWPTAGAADVFGSIEGYERARAALISSGAALDEAMICFDARLSARYPTVEIRVCDVCADVRDAATIAALARALVSTVADQAADGMPVPAIRSELIRATSWRAARWGVEEQLVDPASGALVPAWELVGELLAMVEPALKSTGDDELVRTGLARIRERGSGARLQRDAFARGGIDAVVEALVEQTTA, from the coding sequence ATGACACGGACAGTGGGAGTCGAGGAGGAGTTCCTCCTGGCCCAGCGCGAGTCCCCGTACCTGGCCGCCGAGGGCGGTCAGGTGGTGGCGCGGGCCGAGCAGGCGACGCACGGGCGCTTCGACAAGGAGTTCATGCAGCAGCAGGCGGAGCTCGGCTCGGCGCCGCACGAGGACATCGGTTCGCTGCACGCCGATCTCCGCGCCCGGCGTGCTGAGCTCGCAGAGGCGGCGCGGGCCCGCGGCGTGCGTCTGCTCGCCTCGGCGACCAGCCCGCTGGACCAGCGCGTCACCACCACGGCAGACGCCCGCTACGAGCGGATGATCGACATGTTCGGCAGGCTGGCGCAGATGCAGCTCGCCTGCGGCATGCACGTCCACGTCTCGATCGACTCGCCCGAGGAGGGCGTGGCCGTACTCGACCGTATCCGCGGGTGGCTGCCGGTGCTGCTCGCCCTCAGCGCCAACTCGCCGTTCCTGGCCGGCCGCGACACGGACTACGCCAGCTACCGCAGCGTGCTGTGGGGTCAGTGGCCGACGGCCGGCGCGGCCGATGTGTTCGGCTCGATCGAGGGGTACGAGCGTGCGCGCGCTGCCCTCATCAGCAGCGGTGCCGCGCTCGACGAGGCGATGATCTGCTTCGACGCGCGCCTCTCCGCCCGCTACCCGACCGTCGAGATCCGGGTCTGCGACGTGTGTGCCGATGTGCGCGATGCGGCGACGATCGCCGCCCTGGCCCGGGCGCTGGTCTCGACAGTGGCCGACCAGGCCGCCGACGGCATGCCGGTGCCGGCGATCCGCAGCGAGCTCATCCGCGCCACCTCCTGGCGGGCCGCGCGGTGGGGCGTCGAGGAGCAGCTGGTCGACCCCGCCTCCGGTGCGCTCGTCCCGGCCTGGGAGCTGGTCGGCGAGCTGCTCGCGATGGTCGAGCCGGCCCTGAAGAGCACCGGCGACGACGAGCTGGTCAGGACCGGCCTCGCCCGGATCCGCGAGCGTGGCTCCGGGGCGCGGCTGCAGCGCGACGCGTTCGCGCGCGGCGGCATCGACGCGGTGGTCGAGGCGCTGGTGGAGCAGACGACCGCCTGA
- a CDS encoding alpha/beta hydrolase, which produces MAGNPHHLALEPAAQAFVDATSEPPFLYQLAPEEGRKAVDGVQDEPIEKPDIDEEWIEVPGGPSGSVQVRIVKPRGADAALPVVLYVHGAGWVFGDAHTHDRLVRDLAVGTGAAVVFPEYDRSPEVRYPHAIEQSYAVAQWVGTAGAEHGLDGSRIAVAGDSVGGNMSAALTLLAKERGDVSFRFQVLFYPVTDASFDTESYHTFAEGYFLAREGMKWFWDQYTTSEEDRAQITASPLRASTEQLTGLPPALVITAEADVLRDEGEAYAANLRRAGVPVTAVRYQGIVHDFVMVNSLHDTQAAKAAVAQAVAALRGALLD; this is translated from the coding sequence ATGGCAGGAAACCCGCACCACCTCGCCCTCGAGCCCGCCGCGCAGGCGTTCGTCGACGCCACCAGCGAGCCACCGTTCCTCTACCAGCTCGCGCCGGAGGAGGGCCGCAAGGCCGTCGACGGCGTGCAGGACGAGCCGATCGAGAAGCCCGACATCGACGAGGAGTGGATCGAGGTCCCGGGCGGCCCGAGCGGGTCGGTCCAGGTTCGGATCGTGAAGCCCCGGGGCGCCGACGCAGCGCTTCCGGTGGTGCTCTACGTCCACGGCGCCGGCTGGGTCTTCGGCGATGCCCACACCCACGACCGGCTCGTCCGCGACCTGGCGGTCGGGACCGGTGCCGCCGTCGTCTTCCCGGAGTACGACCGCTCGCCCGAGGTGCGCTACCCGCACGCGATCGAGCAGTCGTACGCCGTCGCGCAATGGGTCGGGACCGCCGGGGCCGAGCACGGCTTGGACGGCAGCCGGATCGCCGTCGCGGGCGACTCGGTCGGCGGCAACATGTCGGCCGCGCTGACGCTGCTGGCCAAGGAGCGCGGCGACGTGTCGTTCCGCTTCCAGGTGCTGTTCTACCCGGTCACCGACGCGAGCTTCGACACCGAGAGCTATCACACCTTCGCGGAGGGCTACTTCCTCGCCCGCGAGGGGATGAAGTGGTTCTGGGACCAGTACACGACCAGCGAGGAGGACCGCGCCCAGATCACCGCCTCCCCGCTGCGTGCCTCCACCGAGCAGCTCACCGGCCTGCCGCCGGCGCTCGTCATCACCGCGGAGGCCGACGTGCTCCGTGACGAGGGTGAGGCCTACGCCGCCAACCTGCGCCGGGCCGGTGTCCCGGTCACCGCTGTGCGCTACCAGGGCATCGTGCACGACTTCGTGATGGTCAACTCGCTGCACGACACCCAGGCCGCGAAGGCTGCCGTCGCCCAGGCCGTGGCGGCGCTGCGGGGTGCGCTGCTCGACTGA
- a CDS encoding M20 metallopeptidase family protein, whose amino-acid sequence MDPRATTMAMLRAALEQELPAAVALRRRIHAQPELSGAEWRTAEEVTAAIGAGETSVVAETGRLIRIGRQEGPCVAVRAELDALPVIECTGSDDASTNGLMHACGHDVHLAATAALARAAARVDLPVPLLVILQPREEKPPSGAREIVATKILTEHDVRAVVGAHVQPLLSRRTVAATEGAVNASTDELEILITGRGGHGGYPHLTRDPVLALAQVIVALQQVVSRRVDPLHAAVLSIGAVRAGSAANVIPDEAHAHGTLRLLDVADRARVHEEITTIVDRVAAGFGCRGEVRIQDGEPALVNDALLAAGTHPRLAELGFELTSSLRSCGADDFSHYGDVARILMMFVGVDQQPGLAEPAILHHATFRPTDDAVGDVALALLAGYVAALDASIIG is encoded by the coding sequence ATGGACCCACGTGCGACGACGATGGCGATGTTGCGAGCCGCGCTGGAGCAGGAGCTGCCGGCGGCGGTGGCGCTGCGTCGCCGGATCCACGCGCAGCCCGAGCTGTCCGGGGCCGAGTGGCGCACCGCGGAGGAGGTCACGGCGGCGATCGGCGCCGGCGAGACCTCGGTCGTCGCCGAGACCGGCCGGCTGATCCGGATCGGGCGACAGGAGGGCCCGTGCGTCGCCGTACGCGCCGAGCTCGATGCCCTGCCGGTGATCGAGTGCACCGGATCCGACGACGCGTCGACCAACGGGCTGATGCACGCCTGCGGCCACGACGTCCACCTCGCTGCGACGGCGGCGTTGGCCAGGGCGGCGGCACGGGTGGACCTGCCGGTGCCGCTGCTCGTCATCCTCCAGCCGCGCGAGGAGAAGCCGCCGTCGGGCGCCCGCGAGATCGTGGCGACCAAGATCCTCACCGAGCACGACGTGCGGGCCGTGGTGGGAGCCCATGTCCAGCCGCTGCTGTCGCGGCGTACGGTGGCCGCCACCGAGGGGGCCGTCAACGCCTCGACCGACGAGCTCGAGATCCTGATCACCGGACGCGGCGGCCACGGCGGCTATCCGCACCTCACCCGGGACCCCGTGCTGGCGCTGGCCCAGGTCATCGTGGCGCTGCAGCAGGTCGTCAGCCGGCGGGTCGACCCGCTGCACGCCGCGGTGCTGAGCATCGGCGCCGTGCGGGCGGGGTCGGCTGCCAACGTCATCCCCGACGAGGCGCACGCCCACGGCACGCTCCGGCTGCTCGACGTCGCCGACCGGGCGCGCGTGCACGAGGAGATCACGACCATCGTGGACCGGGTGGCCGCCGGCTTCGGCTGTCGCGGCGAGGTGCGGATCCAGGACGGTGAGCCGGCCCTGGTCAACGACGCACTGCTGGCAGCGGGGACGCACCCGCGACTCGCCGAGCTCGGATTCGAGCTGACGTCCTCACTGCGCTCGTGCGGAGCCGACGACTTCTCCCACTACGGCGACGTGGCCCGCATCCTGATGATGTTCGTCGGCGTCGACCAGCAGCCCGGTCTCGCCGAGCCGGCCATCCTGCACCACGCCACGTTCCGGCCCACCGACGACGCCGTGGGTGATGTGGCACTCGCGCTCCTGGCCGGATACGTCGCGGCGCTGGACGCTTCGATCATCGGGTGA
- the rimK gene encoding 30S ribosomal protein S6--L-glutamate ligase, which produces MKIALLSRAPRSYSTQRLRQAALDRGHNVKVLNTLRFAIDLSGDEPDLHFRGRQLTEYDAILPRIGASITYYGTAVVRQFEQMDVYTPNTSSGITNSRDKLRANQILSRHGIAMPPTAFVRNRADVVPAINRVGGAPVIIKLLEGTQGIGVILAPDIKVAEAIIETLHSTRHNVLIQKFIKESKGRDIRALVVGDRVVAAMRRTAQGEDFRSNVHRGGAVERVELDEEFERTAVRAAQIMGLKVAGVDMLESVDGPLVMEVNSSPGLEGIETATKLDVAGAIIDYIDNQVAFPQIDVRERLAVSTGYGVAELVVHGDADLVGKTLGESGLRERDITVLTLHRGSMVIPNPNTGHVLEAEDRLLCWGKLEEMRTMIPDRPKRRPRVKKLPKNPLPADG; this is translated from the coding sequence GTGAAGATCGCCCTCTTGTCTCGCGCGCCGCGCAGCTACAGCACCCAGCGCCTGCGTCAGGCCGCCCTCGACCGCGGCCACAACGTCAAGGTGCTCAACACCCTGCGGTTCGCGATCGATCTGTCCGGCGACGAGCCGGACCTGCACTTCCGCGGCAGGCAGCTGACGGAGTACGACGCGATCCTGCCGCGCATCGGCGCCTCCATCACCTACTACGGCACCGCCGTGGTGCGGCAGTTCGAGCAGATGGACGTCTACACGCCCAACACCTCGAGCGGGATCACCAACTCGCGCGACAAGCTGCGGGCCAACCAGATCCTGTCCCGACACGGCATCGCGATGCCGCCGACGGCGTTCGTGCGGAACCGCGCCGACGTCGTGCCGGCGATCAACCGGGTGGGCGGTGCGCCGGTCATCATCAAGCTGCTCGAGGGAACCCAGGGCATCGGCGTGATCCTGGCGCCGGACATCAAGGTCGCCGAGGCGATCATCGAGACGCTGCACTCCACCCGGCACAACGTGCTGATCCAGAAGTTCATCAAGGAGTCCAAGGGGCGCGACATCCGGGCGCTCGTGGTGGGCGACCGCGTCGTGGCGGCGATGCGGCGTACGGCTCAGGGAGAGGACTTCCGTTCCAACGTCCACCGGGGCGGCGCGGTCGAACGGGTCGAGCTGGACGAGGAGTTCGAGCGCACGGCCGTGCGGGCCGCCCAGATCATGGGCCTCAAGGTGGCCGGCGTCGACATGCTGGAAAGCGTCGACGGGCCGCTGGTGATGGAGGTCAACTCCTCCCCCGGCCTGGAAGGCATCGAGACGGCCACCAAGCTCGACGTCGCCGGCGCGATCATCGACTACATCGACAACCAGGTGGCCTTCCCGCAGATCGACGTGCGCGAGCGGCTCGCCGTCTCCACCGGGTACGGCGTGGCAGAGCTCGTGGTGCACGGCGACGCGGACCTCGTCGGCAAGACACTCGGAGAGTCCGGACTGCGCGAGCGGGACATCACCGTCCTCACCCTGCACCGCGGCTCGATGGTGATCCCCAACCCGAACACCGGGCACGTGCTGGAGGCCGAGGACCGGCTGCTGTGCTGGGGCAAGCTCGAGGAGATGCGCACGATGATCCCGGACCGGCCGAAGCGGCGACCGCGGGTCAAGAAGCTGCCGAAGAACCCCCTGCCCGCCGACGGCTGA
- a CDS encoding AraC family transcriptional regulator has product MLERTASGFLPSSATVVQHLDLGSVQFTRTHARLPREPGADYRDPGDALVWAFVLRGSVSVRQARAELDTDPGLMSVKHFRRPTSFRYTPDFQALSIRMDAESLGLGQRTLDALSSVAFPVVGGVPRMLWAMASSALENAADLTPATSGAVARSAVDFTTAFVDDFVGRLTPTEVERRNVVALALRHIEVHAADPRLTPARVAEGVHVSLRSLQKAFRACSRSVAGSILDARLARAARLLAGSAPGIPVELIAERSGFTSPARFSRAFRERYEATPTQWRQEQAVATVPRARRAEQIDSTRTLP; this is encoded by the coding sequence GTGCTCGAGCGCACCGCGTCCGGCTTCCTGCCGTCCTCGGCGACGGTCGTGCAGCACCTCGACCTGGGGTCGGTGCAGTTCACCCGCACCCACGCCCGGCTCCCGCGCGAGCCCGGTGCCGACTACCGGGATCCTGGTGACGCGCTGGTGTGGGCATTCGTGCTGCGCGGCAGCGTGTCGGTACGGCAGGCGCGGGCCGAGCTCGACACCGATCCAGGTTTGATGAGCGTCAAGCACTTCCGGCGCCCCACCAGCTTCCGCTACACCCCGGACTTCCAGGCGCTCTCGATCCGGATGGACGCGGAGTCGCTGGGGCTGGGACAGCGCACCCTCGACGCGCTGAGCAGCGTGGCGTTCCCGGTGGTCGGCGGCGTCCCTCGGATGCTGTGGGCGATGGCGAGCAGCGCGCTCGAGAACGCCGCCGACCTCACGCCCGCGACCTCGGGCGCGGTGGCGCGTTCAGCGGTCGACTTCACCACCGCGTTCGTCGACGACTTCGTGGGCCGCCTGACTCCGACCGAGGTGGAGCGGCGCAACGTGGTGGCGCTCGCCCTGCGGCACATCGAGGTCCACGCGGCCGACCCGCGACTGACGCCGGCCCGGGTCGCCGAGGGAGTGCACGTCTCGCTGCGCTCGTTGCAGAAGGCGTTCCGCGCCTGTTCCCGCTCGGTGGCGGGGAGCATCCTGGACGCCCGGCTGGCACGAGCCGCTCGGCTGCTCGCCGGCTCGGCGCCGGGCATCCCCGTCGAGCTGATCGCCGAGCGCTCGGGATTCACCTCGCCGGCACGGTTCAGCCGCGCCTTCCGTGAGCGCTACGAGGCCACGCCGACCCAGTGGCGTCAGGAACAGGCGGTCGCGACGGTGCCTCGCGCCCGCCGTGCCGAGCAGATTGACAGCACGCGAACGCTTCCTTGA
- a CDS encoding reverse transcriptase family protein, which yields MRADLARALAAAFLGGEWTEEALVAGGVEVLGRRTGWLTALARQTLDLLPRAPVDRPRELATLIASRPAAAKPKARRARPLLQPVSPTRMAANRWQLPALDDIGALAGLLRVDSGELDWFADPRRWARQTDEPRLQHYRVSHRVAASGAIRVLEAPKQRLKDIQRLLLGRMLSAIPAHAAARGFRPGGSVGSYAAPHAGRAVVIRMDLESFFAGVTVNRVYGIWRTAGYPEPVAHLLAGLTTTVLPHAVWQAIPRPASERLHAAHWRLGRRLAAPHLPQGAPTSPALANLAAYRLDVRLSALAQAWGGRYTRYADDLAFSGGRSWSTGTSRLLEAIEEVVRDEGFRLNQRKTAVMMHGGRQVLGGLVINDRPHVARAEVDLLRAILHNCGRYGPGSQNREGVPAFAEHLRGRVAWVAQHDPARGARLKAAYDAIDWSR from the coding sequence TTGAGGGCCGACCTGGCGCGAGCGCTCGCCGCAGCGTTCCTGGGCGGCGAGTGGACCGAGGAGGCGCTGGTCGCGGGCGGTGTGGAGGTCCTCGGCCGACGTACCGGCTGGCTCACCGCCCTGGCGCGGCAGACCCTCGACCTCCTCCCCCGCGCCCCCGTGGACAGGCCGCGTGAGCTGGCCACCCTCATCGCGAGCCGTCCCGCAGCGGCCAAGCCCAAGGCCAGACGCGCGCGGCCGCTGCTGCAGCCGGTCAGCCCGACCCGGATGGCGGCCAACCGCTGGCAGCTGCCGGCGCTCGACGACATCGGCGCGCTCGCCGGGCTGCTGCGCGTCGACAGCGGCGAGCTGGACTGGTTCGCCGACCCGCGCCGCTGGGCCCGGCAGACCGACGAGCCCCGGTTGCAGCACTACCGGGTGAGCCACCGGGTTGCTGCCAGCGGCGCCATCCGCGTGCTCGAGGCTCCCAAGCAGCGGCTCAAGGACATCCAGCGGCTGCTCCTGGGCCGGATGCTCTCCGCGATCCCGGCGCACGCGGCCGCGCGCGGGTTCCGGCCGGGTGGCTCGGTCGGGTCCTACGCCGCACCGCACGCCGGCCGGGCCGTGGTGATCCGGATGGACCTGGAGTCGTTCTTCGCCGGTGTCACGGTGAACCGGGTCTACGGGATCTGGCGGACCGCCGGCTACCCGGAGCCGGTGGCGCACCTCCTGGCGGGCCTGACGACGACGGTGCTGCCCCACGCGGTGTGGCAGGCGATCCCGCGCCCGGCCTCCGAGCGGCTGCACGCCGCCCACTGGCGGCTGGGCCGACGACTCGCCGCACCCCACCTGCCCCAGGGCGCACCGACCTCTCCGGCGCTGGCCAACCTGGCGGCGTACCGCCTCGACGTGCGGCTCAGCGCGCTCGCGCAGGCGTGGGGCGGCCGCTACACCCGGTACGCGGACGACCTGGCGTTCTCCGGCGGCCGCAGCTGGTCGACCGGCACCTCGCGCCTGCTCGAGGCGATCGAGGAGGTCGTGCGCGACGAGGGGTTCCGACTCAACCAGCGCAAGACGGCCGTCATGATGCACGGCGGACGGCAGGTGCTCGGTGGGCTCGTCATCAACGATCGACCGCACGTCGCCCGCGCGGAGGTGGACCTGCTGCGCGCGATCCTGCACAACTGCGGCCGGTACGGCCCCGGCAGCCAGAACCGTGAGGGCGTCCCGGCCTTCGCCGAGCACCTGCGGGGCCGGGTCGCCTGGGTGGCCCAGCACGACCCGGCCCGCGGGGCTCGGCTCAAGGCGGCGTACGACGCCATCGACTGGAGCAGGTGA
- a CDS encoding YbaK/EbsC family protein: MSLPTIADLTTLPANDHPDLLADPVAAALIGWPDAAAVGVVAIDAELADTAALVAAYDLPLAASGNCVLVAGQRAGDERIAACVVPADTRADVNGLVRRLLDVRKASFLPMERAVEESAMEYGGITPVGLPAAWRVLVDERLTRAEFVVLGSGVRRSKLLVPGPALGTLPGVEVIEDLGR, translated from the coding sequence ATGAGCCTGCCGACGATCGCCGATCTGACCACCCTGCCCGCGAACGATCACCCCGACCTGCTCGCCGACCCGGTGGCAGCGGCGCTGATCGGGTGGCCCGACGCCGCCGCTGTCGGCGTGGTCGCGATCGATGCGGAGCTGGCGGACACCGCCGCCCTGGTGGCCGCCTACGACCTTCCGCTGGCGGCGAGCGGGAACTGCGTCCTGGTCGCCGGGCAGCGCGCCGGGGACGAGCGGATCGCCGCCTGTGTGGTCCCGGCCGACACCCGCGCCGACGTCAACGGGCTGGTGCGGCGGCTGCTCGACGTGCGCAAGGCGTCGTTCCTGCCGATGGAGCGCGCTGTCGAGGAGTCGGCGATGGAGTACGGCGGGATCACGCCGGTGGGACTGCCCGCCGCCTGGCGGGTGCTGGTCGACGAGCGGCTGACCCGGGCGGAGTTCGTCGTGCTCGGTTCCGGCGTACGGCGCTCGAAGCTGCTGGTGCCCGGGCCGGCTCTCGGCACGCTCCCGGGCGTCGAGGTGATCGAGGACCTCGGCCGCTGA